The following is a genomic window from Parabacteroides johnsonii DSM 18315.
GAAGTAGGACGTCCTGTACATGTGAGTGAAGTAACGGTTTGTGCTCCCGATTCAACGAATATAGGAAGTGCAATCCAGGCTGTCATAGCTGAAAATTTATATCGTTTCTGGTTCAGTTGTCCTAATATTACGGGTATTACTTGGTGGAATGTCGTGGATGGAGGTGGTGCTCCGGGAGAGCCATCTTATTCAGGACTTTATGATAAAAAAATGAAAAAGAAGCCTGTCTATGAAACATTGGACAGATTGATAAACCGGGAATGGAAAACTTCACTGACCATCACATCGAATGCACAGGGGGTGGTTTGTTTCAGAGGTTTTAAGGGACATTACCGTGCTACTTGGATAAATAAAAAAGGTAAGATGGAAGTTCAGGAATTTGAAATTAAATAGTTAAAATCATAATTGGATATGAAAAAGATAACATTAATAATCAGTTTAGTTTTTTGTTGTTTTAATCTGTTTGCACAGAATAGTTTTCCCAAAAGTGCGAAAGAGGACAAAGAAAAAATCATGAGTGAAGCCTATTGGAATATCTGGAATCCAAAGGTACAGGCTAAGATCGATAAGGACATCGAGCAAAATAGAAAAGCAAATGCTATCGTTTGTTTACAGGATGTTGCGGCTGGATCAGAAGTGAAGATTGAGCAGATTTCGCATGATTTTGTATTCGGTGCCCATATCTTTAACTATAATCAATTAGGCACTCCTGCATGTAACCAGAAATATAAAGACGTGTTCGGGACATTATTTAATCGTGCGACTGTCGCATTTTATTGGAAAACCCTGGAAATGCAACCAAATCGCCCTCGTTTTCGTGAAGAATACTGGGATACGGAAGAATATTGGAATCGCCAGACAGACCCGAAGCTGCAGCCGCATTGGCGCCGTCCTTCTCCCGATCAGATTATAGATTTCTGTCTCAGTAAGGGGGTCCCCGTACATGGGCATCCGTTGATCTGGGGAAATCGTAAATGGCATAATCCTAACTGGATTATAGGTCAGATGATGACACCTGAGGAGAAAAAGGAAATGGATAAATTGATTGTGGAGTACGGCAATCTGGATAATTACTTGGATAGCGAGAAATACACGGATGAATACAAAAATATGACTGTAGCTCAATTAGAAACGAAATTTCCTAATTTGACGAAAAAGTTAAAGGAGTTATTTGAAAAACGGATTGTGGAGATCGCTAAATATTATGGGGACCGTGTCAGTAGTTGGGATGTTGTCAATGAGAGTGCACAAGATTTTGCCAAAGGGGTAATGGTTCCGGGTTCCGGACTCTGTAAAAGTAATTATGGGGTAATGCCTGGGGATTATACATTTGAAGCTTTCAAAACTGCCAATCAGGTATTTTCGGATAATGTTCTTTTGAATATTAATGATTATTGGACTGGTCCGGAATATCCGGAGCAGGTAAAAGACTTGATGGAAAGAGGAGCGAAAATAAATATTGCCGGTTCCCAAATGCATTTGTTCAACCCGCAACAATGTTTGGATATTGCTGCCGGAAAAGAAATCCAGACACCGAATCAGATCTGGACTATCATGAACCGGATTTCGGAAACCGGATTGCCGATTCATTTAAGCGAGATCACGATAACATCCCCAGGTAATGATGACCGTGGACAGAAAATACAGGCTGTAATTGCACAGAACTTGTATCGCCTGTGGTTCAGTGTTAAAAACATGATGGGTATTACGTGGTGGAATGTGGTTGATGATTGTGGCGCACCGGGAGAACCGTCTGTTTCTGGATTGTTTACCAGAAACATGGATCCCAAACAATCATTTTATGCACTTGATAATTTGATCAATCATGAATGGAAAACTAATACAATCGTAAAAGTTGGTAAAAATGGTGATATAAAATTTCGAGGATTTCGAGGTCGATATCATATTACTTATATGGATAAGTCAGGAAAGGAACAAGTCGTAGAGTATCACTTAAAATAAGTATAAAGAAATGAAAATCGTAGACATGAAAGTCCGTTGCGTTGCAATTCCTATGAATTGTATGTTGCGGCATAACACGGGAGTACATCCGGGTTATTTGTTGAGAACAATCTTGGAACTTATCACGGATGAAGGGATTGTCGGGCTAGGTGAAGTTGGTGGCGGAGATTCAAGAGCGGCTCTTCTTAAGCTGAAACCGCGCATTATCGGAATGAATCCGATGGACTTGGAGACTATCAAGATGAAAGTTCTAAGAAGTATTTATTATATTTCCAATTCTCGTTTGTATGGTGCAATAGAGATTGCCTGTTTGGACATTATGGGGAAAGCATTTAATATTCCGATGCACCAGCTTCTTGGGGGTAAATTACGCGATTCAATTCCAATGATCGCTTATTTGTTTTGGCGCTATGACCGTCCGGGTGGTGGGCATGATACCTGTGCGGAGGATATGGCCGATTTTTGCGTACAGTTGAACGATGAGTTGGGTGTTACGGCAATGAAACTGAAAGCCGGTGTCATGGATCCGATGGAAGAAGTGAAAGTGTTACAATTATGTCGGCAGAAGTTAGGAGATGATTTTGGTTTGCGGATCGATCCTAATGGAGTATGGAGTGTTGCGACAGCCGTAAAGGCCGGTCATAGGATGGAAGAGCTGGAACTACAATATTATGAAGATCCCTCTTGGGGAATAGAAGGTATGAAGGCAGTCAGGGAACAGGTTCGTATTCCTTTGGCAACTAATATGTATCCGAATAAATTTGATGATTTGGGCCCTTCTATCCATATGCAATCAATAGACATTATATTGACGGATTTACATTATTGGGAAGGCCCGCGGGGGGTAAAAGATTTGACTGCGGTTTGTCGTACGTTTAATTTGGGTGTAGCTATGCATTCCGGGGCTGAATTCGGTATCGAATTGGCAGCTATGTTACATACAGCATCTACCATCCCCCAAATGACTATGCCGGGAGATGCCCATTATCATTATTTGGAAGATGATATTATCCAGGGTGGAAAACTGCAGTATGTTAATGGTGCTATAAAAGTGCCGGAAGGACCGGGTTTAGGAGTAGCCTTGGACGAAGAAAAGATGGAAAAATATGAGCGGTATTACGAGAAAATGGGGGACTATTACGCTCGTTTTCATCAAGATCCGTATAAACCAAATTGGTATCCGATAGTAGGTGGTATTTAATAAAAAATCGTTATGGGAGTGAAGCATTTGTTTGAAATAACGGGAAAAACTGCATTGATTACAGGAGCTGGCCAAGGAATTGGCCGCTCCATCGCTTTAGCTTTGGCTGAACATGGGGCGAATGTTGTGATCAATTACCGGAGCAATCGCCAATTGGCGGAAACGACTTTACAGGATGTGCTGAAGATGGGAGGAAAAGCGTGGCTATGGGAATATGACTTATTATCAGACACGCTGACTTCTGACTTTCAACTGTTGCGGCAAAAACTGGGAATTGAAGTCGATATCTTAGTTTTGAATGCTTCTATTCAGATTCGTAGGAAGTGGGAAGATGTGACTCTATATGAGTTTAATACTCAAATGAATGTGAATGTAAGAGCTTCACTGGAGTTGATACAATGTTGTGTGCCTTATATGGAATCGAAAGGTTGGGGAAGAATTGTTACGTTAGGTTCTGTTCAGCAGAATAGACCGAGTAAACAAATGATTGTTTATGCAGCTTCAAAAGCTGCTCAACTGAATATGGTGAAAAATCTCGCTTGGCAATTGGGAAATAAAGGAATAACGATAAACAATCTGGCTCCCGGGGTGATCGGAACGATTCGTAATGAGGAAGTTTTGTCAAATGAAGTTTTCAAAACAAAAATAGAGAAGAATATTCCATTAAGGTATATTGGAGAACCGGATGATCTGGCTTCTATGGCATTGCTTTTGTGTAGTGAGGCCGGACGCTATATTTCCGGTGCGGATATATTGGTAGATGGTGGAATGAGTTTACCAGAGTGATTAATTAAAAATAACAGAGTTATGAGCGTAGATCAGTATAAGAAAGAAATCGGAATGATGAATCTAGAAAAATTGATTCAGGATCGTGAAGGAATATCTTCGAAAAAGTTTCCTATAGAGGATAAAGAATTATTATTTCGATACGAGCAGTTGTATACAGGGGCCGTAAACGATGTGATGCGTGAATTTTGCCTTTTGGAGCAAGCCTTACCCGGTAGGATTAAACCTTTACGCGAATATCATTCTGTTGCCGGTTTTGCCTTTACTGTCAAAAGTGCACCAAACGTAAAGATAAAGGGTGAGATGGAATATCGAACCCAGATGCTGGATGAGATGCAGGAAGACCATTTTGTTGTCTGGGATACAAGTCGGGATGATAAAGCTACTTTGTGGGGAGGTGTAATGACGGCAACTGCTAAAGGGAAGAAACTGAAAGCCGCTTGTATAGATGGGGGAATACGGGATACACATCAGATTTTGAATGCTGATTTTCCTGTGTTTTACGAATATCGTATATCGAATGGTAGCTTGGGGCGCTGTTTGATTACTCACTATCAGATTCCAATTAAAATCGGAGATGTAACGATTAAGCCGGGTGATATAATACTTGGAGATATCGATGGAGTTTTAGTTGTACCAAGGGAAATAGCTTATGAAGTGCTTTTACGCTCGGAGGAGATACGTGAAAATGAGAAGAAGATTTTCTCTTGGGTACAAAACGGAGACAGTGTTCAGGAAATTACAGCAAAAGGTGGTTACTTTTAAGAATCAGTCGGTATGGTACGGAATATATTATATATGATGATTCTTTACTCTTTTTTCTCTTGTGGTAAAGAGCGTGATCAGAACTTTATACGGGTGAGTAAGGTAAATCCTTGTTATTTGGAATATTCGGATGGTACCCCTTTTATACCTGTGGGCCTCAATATTTGTTGGGAACGTTTTGAAACGGATGAAACAAAGGTTTTACAGCTTTATGAACAGCGTTTTCGCAATCTTTCGGAAAATGGAGGAAATTACACACGTATTTGGTTGAGTGCTCCATTTTTTGAGGTCGAGCATAAAAAAGCTGGAGAGTTTGATGAAAATAGGGCAAAGCGAATAGACAAACTGTTGGAGTTGGCGACAAAATATGGGATCAAAATCAAATTTTGTTTGGAAAATTTTAGGAAACTAACAGGATATTCTGCCCCGTTTTCTTCATCAGTGGCTTTTGATAAACCTATATATTCTTTTGACAACCAAGGTCCTTTGAATGATATGACTGATTTTTTCAAAACGCAGCAGGGGAAAGATTTATATTTAGATAGGGTTGCCTTTTTTGCTTCCAGATATGCGGACAATCCAACAGTTATGGGGTGGGAATTATGGAATGAAATCAATTCTGTAAGTTTTTCCGAAGGAATAGCAGGGGAGCTAGAATGGACAAGAGAGATGCTACCTGTTGTTAAATCTTATTTTCCGCATCATTTGGTTATGCAAAGCTTGGGAAGTTTTGATAATGAAAAATACCAGGAGTGGTATATGGATTTTTCTTCTATTTCGGATAATGAGATAGCCCAGGTTCATCGCTATTTGGATCCAGGGGCTGTTTGGGATATTTGTCGGGCCCCAATGGATTCTTTGGCAAGCCAGGCTGTCATTTTATTGCGTAATATGGTTGTTGATAAACCTGTTATACTCTCCGAAGTGGGTGCGGTTGAGGCACATCATTCCGGGCCATCCAAGTTATATGAATCGGATACGTTAGGCATTCTGTTACATGATTTGATCTTTGCCCCTTTTTTTTCAGGTGCTGCAGCTCCCGGTCAAAGTTGGCACTGGCAGTATTATATAGAAAAGAATAATTTATGGTGGCATTTCGGACGTTTTAGTCATGCAACGGAAAATGTAAATCCGATAACAGAGCAGTATCAGCCTGATTTTTTTATGCATGATCAAGTTCGCTTTTATTGTTTGAAAGGTAATACGCATACTTTAGTTTGGTGTCGGGATGTCTTAAGCAATTGGCATACTGAATTGATTGGGAATGTATTGCCAGGTAGCAGAACGGTGAAACTGCCACTAGAATTTTTAGGTAGTAAAGTTTCGAATGTTGAACAATATGATCCCTGGAGCGATATGAGAAAAGTTACTCATGTGGTGGACGATACTCTGGAGATTACTTTCAAACGCTCGATTGTACTGCGTTTTAATCGTCAAAATCACTGATTTTATGTGGAATCTATTCTAATAACTAAATGAAAGAAGTATGGTAAGAAAGAGCATTTTTAAGTATAGATATCTTTTAATATGGTGTTGTTTGTGTTGTGCTTCTATTATGAAAGCGCAGGTAAAAGATTTGGAGTCTCCATATTATATTTATCCGAGGCAGGCAGAGCAACATATCGATTTATCACAGGATTGGGAGTTGAGTTCGGAAGAATCTCCTATAAAAAACTTAGCAAAGCTTCGGGAGAATAGCTGGTTTACGGTGGCATATCCGACTTCTGTCCAAATGGCTAATTATAAAGCGGGCATATTGGGAGATCCTTATAAACATTTGAATGCCAGGGAGCATGAAAAGTTGGAACAGAGAGTTTGGTATTATAAAAAGCATTTTACAATTCCTCAAAAACGGAGCGGTTACTCTTGCATACTGAATTTTGATGGTATTGACTATTTTGCGAAGGTCTGGTTAAATGGTATAGAACTAGGTAAGCATCGAGGTATATTCGGGGGGCCAGTCATAGATGTAAGTGAAAATTTAAATTATGGAGGGGATAATGAATTAATAGTAGAAGTCATATCTGCCAATTATGGGAAAACGTCTTTTAATCCGAATCGACCGGGAAATATCGTAAAAGGTTGGTTCCTGATGGGAGGAAGTGCGATGGAACCTTTTTTCAATTTGGGCTTATGGAGAAACGTTCGTCTGGAATTCGTTCCTAAATACCATTTGGAACGTCCTTTCCTTTTTACTGAAAAGATAGAAAATAATCAAGCAACAATAGGCTTTAGTGTTGAACTGTTTGCTGGGAAAAATACATTGGACTATCAGTTGCATCCTTGGAATAATTGTCAGATATCAAATTATGGAAAGCCGTCAAGTGCCCCACAGAATAAACGGGTAAAAGAGAAGGTGACAGTAGTACTCGATTTGATAGATAAAGGTCAGACCGTATTTTCAAAAGAATTTTCGCCGGAGGTGATTGAAGGGAGATGCTGGATGGAAGAGCATTTTGTTATCGATAATCCTAAATTGTGGTATCCGAATGGTTTAGGTAACTCGGATTACTATCAGGCAAAAATGACATTAAAAGTAAATGATCAGTTGGTCGACTGCATTCAGTTTGATTTTGGTATCCGGACAATAGAACAGGTTCGGAGTGCCGGTATTCGGACAAGTGACAGATGGCAAGACTGGCAGTTCGTTGTAAACGGGAAAAAGTTTTTTGTGAAAGGTGTCAACTGGATGCCTGTTGATGCTCTTTACGATTTGACAGCGGAGAAGTATGATTGGGCTGTAAGAATGGCACGGAATATGGGAATTCAGATGTTTCGGATTTGGGGCAGCGGATTGTTGGAGAGTGATGCTTTTTATGATGCATGTAATAAATATGGTATAATGGTTTGGCAGGATTTTAATATTGCCAATTTTGATACACCCGAATGGCCACAGGAAGTTTGGGAAGCGCAGGTTTGCCAAAATATTTTCCGGTTGAGAAATCAACCCTCTTTGGCCGTTTGGTGCGGTGGAAACGAATTTAATCCGTATTCTTATGGAAATGCAGCTTCTATGGGTATTTTGGAGCGTAATCTGGCTATTTTTGATCCGACAAGATGTTTTCTGCGTACTTCTCCGGATGCTGGTTCCATGCATTCTTATCCGGATTTTGATCCCGCATGGTATAAAGGTTTTGAGTTGATACCCTATGTGGCTGAGACTGGGGTACATTGTATAACGGATCCTGCAAATATAAAACAAGTGGTTTCTCCGGGTGAGTTGGTCGATTTAGGAGGGATGTACGATAAGAACTTTGTGTTGGAGCATCCTGAATTTGTAGAACATTTTGCTGAATATAATCCTTCTCGTGTACCTCGTATGTTAAGTCGTGCTTCTCATATTGATAATATGGCTAAACCGGCGTTGGAAACAATTGCAGAAGCGACTCAGATTGGTGCAGGTGAATTTTATCAGGTTATGTCAGAAGGTGTTCAAAG
Proteins encoded in this region:
- a CDS encoding endo-1,4-beta-xylanase; this encodes MKKITLIISLVFCCFNLFAQNSFPKSAKEDKEKIMSEAYWNIWNPKVQAKIDKDIEQNRKANAIVCLQDVAAGSEVKIEQISHDFVFGAHIFNYNQLGTPACNQKYKDVFGTLFNRATVAFYWKTLEMQPNRPRFREEYWDTEEYWNRQTDPKLQPHWRRPSPDQIIDFCLSKGVPVHGHPLIWGNRKWHNPNWIIGQMMTPEEKKEMDKLIVEYGNLDNYLDSEKYTDEYKNMTVAQLETKFPNLTKKLKELFEKRIVEIAKYYGDRVSSWDVVNESAQDFAKGVMVPGSGLCKSNYGVMPGDYTFEAFKTANQVFSDNVLLNINDYWTGPEYPEQVKDLMERGAKINIAGSQMHLFNPQQCLDIAAGKEIQTPNQIWTIMNRISETGLPIHLSEITITSPGNDDRGQKIQAVIAQNLYRLWFSVKNMMGITWWNVVDDCGAPGEPSVSGLFTRNMDPKQSFYALDNLINHEWKTNTIVKVGKNGDIKFRGFRGRYHITYMDKSGKEQVVEYHLK
- a CDS encoding enolase C-terminal domain-like protein, producing MKIVDMKVRCVAIPMNCMLRHNTGVHPGYLLRTILELITDEGIVGLGEVGGGDSRAALLKLKPRIIGMNPMDLETIKMKVLRSIYYISNSRLYGAIEIACLDIMGKAFNIPMHQLLGGKLRDSIPMIAYLFWRYDRPGGGHDTCAEDMADFCVQLNDELGVTAMKLKAGVMDPMEEVKVLQLCRQKLGDDFGLRIDPNGVWSVATAVKAGHRMEELELQYYEDPSWGIEGMKAVREQVRIPLATNMYPNKFDDLGPSIHMQSIDIILTDLHYWEGPRGVKDLTAVCRTFNLGVAMHSGAEFGIELAAMLHTASTIPQMTMPGDAHYHYLEDDIIQGGKLQYVNGAIKVPEGPGLGVALDEEKMEKYERYYEKMGDYYARFHQDPYKPNWYPIVGGI
- a CDS encoding SDR family NAD(P)-dependent oxidoreductase; protein product: MGVKHLFEITGKTALITGAGQGIGRSIALALAEHGANVVINYRSNRQLAETTLQDVLKMGGKAWLWEYDLLSDTLTSDFQLLRQKLGIEVDILVLNASIQIRRKWEDVTLYEFNTQMNVNVRASLELIQCCVPYMESKGWGRIVTLGSVQQNRPSKQMIVYAASKAAQLNMVKNLAWQLGNKGITINNLAPGVIGTIRNEEVLSNEVFKTKIEKNIPLRYIGEPDDLASMALLLCSEAGRYISGADILVDGGMSLPE
- a CDS encoding RraA family protein gives rise to the protein MSVDQYKKEIGMMNLEKLIQDREGISSKKFPIEDKELLFRYEQLYTGAVNDVMREFCLLEQALPGRIKPLREYHSVAGFAFTVKSAPNVKIKGEMEYRTQMLDEMQEDHFVVWDTSRDDKATLWGGVMTATAKGKKLKAACIDGGIRDTHQILNADFPVFYEYRISNGSLGRCLITHYQIPIKIGDVTIKPGDIILGDIDGVLVVPREIAYEVLLRSEEIRENEKKIFSWVQNGDSVQEITAKGGYF
- a CDS encoding cellulase family glycosylhydrolase translates to MVRNILYMMILYSFFSCGKERDQNFIRVSKVNPCYLEYSDGTPFIPVGLNICWERFETDETKVLQLYEQRFRNLSENGGNYTRIWLSAPFFEVEHKKAGEFDENRAKRIDKLLELATKYGIKIKFCLENFRKLTGYSAPFSSSVAFDKPIYSFDNQGPLNDMTDFFKTQQGKDLYLDRVAFFASRYADNPTVMGWELWNEINSVSFSEGIAGELEWTREMLPVVKSYFPHHLVMQSLGSFDNEKYQEWYMDFSSISDNEIAQVHRYLDPGAVWDICRAPMDSLASQAVILLRNMVVDKPVILSEVGAVEAHHSGPSKLYESDTLGILLHDLIFAPFFSGAAAPGQSWHWQYYIEKNNLWWHFGRFSHATENVNPITEQYQPDFFMHDQVRFYCLKGNTHTLVWCRDVLSNWHTELIGNVLPGSRTVKLPLEFLGSKVSNVEQYDPWSDMRKVTHVVDDTLEITFKRSIVLRFNRQNH
- a CDS encoding glycoside hydrolase family 2 protein: MVRKSIFKYRYLLIWCCLCCASIMKAQVKDLESPYYIYPRQAEQHIDLSQDWELSSEESPIKNLAKLRENSWFTVAYPTSVQMANYKAGILGDPYKHLNAREHEKLEQRVWYYKKHFTIPQKRSGYSCILNFDGIDYFAKVWLNGIELGKHRGIFGGPVIDVSENLNYGGDNELIVEVISANYGKTSFNPNRPGNIVKGWFLMGGSAMEPFFNLGLWRNVRLEFVPKYHLERPFLFTEKIENNQATIGFSVELFAGKNTLDYQLHPWNNCQISNYGKPSSAPQNKRVKEKVTVVLDLIDKGQTVFSKEFSPEVIEGRCWMEEHFVIDNPKLWYPNGLGNSDYYQAKMTLKVNDQLVDCIQFDFGIRTIEQVRSAGIRTSDRWQDWQFVVNGKKFFVKGVNWMPVDALYDLTAEKYDWAVRMARNMGIQMFRIWGSGLLESDAFYDACNKYGIMVWQDFNIANFDTPEWPQEVWEAQVCQNIFRLRNQPSLAVWCGGNEFNPYSYGNAASMGILERNLAIFDPTRCFLRTSPDAGSMHSYPDFDPAWYKGFELIPYVAETGVHCITDPANIKQVVSPGELVDLGGMYDKNFVLEHPEFVEHFAEYNPSRVPRMLSRASHIDNMAKPALETIAEATQIGAGEFYQVMSEGVQSNYPVTTGLMPWVYKRPWPVVAAINLVDGMGQPSATYYFLKRTYEPTHVLLDIKRLLWAPGEAFPISVNVLNGVDRPGFKGVVQVKILDDSFREVWQVSENVNVPEGTSVLKEDMGIYAIPQTYKEKYFFAIVSLTDEHGKVISHAEYWPRTIKLMEDEAYYQKFVSEPVDWPTLNSGPWLKPTVAKHKTSVEFKEVKLMKKDGNKGRIHIAVANKGRLPSFMTNLNIEGVSRSFYANDNFFWLAPGETKSIEIGFELRESQVVSSMKLVLSSWNAKTQSQKVKLID